A DNA window from Brassica napus cultivar Da-Ae chromosome C1, Da-Ae, whole genome shotgun sequence contains the following coding sequences:
- the LOC125580875 gene encoding proline-rich protein 36-like: protein MSSSENPWLSSSGLAAILNPSSSTPGGPPPTPPDPPDPPSPAFLAEFPPLSPSLTNSTSTVTVPATVKPQSTTDFTTLPCKEQPANHISFSEVPDVIMEDNVVSADSETRSGSIKTTVVNPADPAFTILPPKHSSPIITNRASDKLPLLPNPSPNSFQTSSPVPPISPSNPPPFVTNSPPEPAITKTTQKPAPKSTPRTKSPHSQTQTYAAKVRIPSDKSLKRLAPTTISPEGKPRVLIPDAVFERGAALHKQYVVGSFLGKMPDYGPIQSVLNFMWGKGSKLEIHLQPLKHSMLVRVPNDYIRSKILEKKLWYVDTSMFYVSQWGSHASESYPEIESIPLWAHLRGIPFDLRTKEGLSHAAALVGEPIETDDYTKNVTSLNVAHVKVEANLTKALPSAGELVRENGDVINVEIDYPWIPPSCTHCNRIGHILKNCIYPPSQPSTDTQPPPQDGPSPESQPGLQTAPPLTPQVHLNGYSPHTNLPLPVDPPPTISAESDSQAAVDFITDSMTLDPPTETSDSPENTTTPPLGPPTVFQFTASPSLPPLLSQSLPTSPLKNSLKSPPPISFSSSAHNASVVVCLPTMRAPYSNSYIAKKQASLFNSPQITLPASFYDQTSASWQTSTLNLKPPIIPPPPCLPTSNSFLALSTDPEEAIPDGNPPPPSL from the coding sequence ATGTCTTCCAGCGAGAACCCCTGGCTCTCCTCGTCCGGTCTAGCTGCCATCCTGAATCCGTCGTCGTCTACTCCTGGTGGACCTCCCCCTACTCCGCCTGACCCTCCCGACCCTCCCTCCCCTGCCTTCCTTGCTGAATTTCCCCCTCTTTCCCCCTCTCTCACTAATTCTACTTCTACTGTTACTGTTCCTGCTACAGTAAAACCCCAATCTACTACTGATTTCACTACTTTGCCCTGCAAGGAGCAACCTGCTAACCATATTTCCTTCTCTGAAGTTCCTGATGTTATCATGGAGGATAATGTGGTCTCTGCAGATTCAGAAACCAGATCTGGATCTATTAAAACTACAGTAGTTAACCCTGCTGACCCAGCTTTCACTATACTACCTCCTAAGCACTCCTCTCCCATCATCACTAACCGCGCCTCTGATAAGTTACCCCTGCTCCCTAACCCTTCTCCAAACTCTTTCCAAACCTCTTCCCCTGTTCCTCCCATATCCCCTTCTAACCCACCTCCTTTTGTAACTAACTCTCCTCCAGAACCTGCCATCACCAAAACTACCCAAAAACCTGCTCCTAAAAGTACTCCGCGAACTAAATCCCCCCATAGTCAAACCCAAACCTATGCTGCTAAAGTTCGGATCCCCTCCGATAAGTCCCTAAAGCGTTTGGCCCCCACTACTATCTCTCCTGAAGGAAAACCTAGAGTCCTTATCCCTGATGCTGTCTTCGAAAGAGGTGCAGCACTTCACAAGCAGTATGTTGTAGGATCTTTCTTAGGTAAGATGCCTGATTACGGTCCTATTCAGAGTGTTCTAAACTTTATGTGGGGAAAAGGCTCAAAGTTAGAGATTCACCTGCAGCCTCTGAAACACTCCATGCTTGTCAGAGTTCCAAATGATTACATTCGGTCAAAAATCCTTGAAAAGAAGCTGTGGTATGTAGATACTTCTATGTTCTACGTCTCTCAGTGGGGCTCTCATGCTTCTGAGTCCTATCCGGAAATCGAATCTATCCCACTTTGGGCTCATTTACGTGGCATACCCTTCGACCTTCGTACCAAAGAGGGCCTGAGTCATGCTGCTGCCCTTGTTGGCGAGCCCATAGAAACAGATGACTACACCAAAAATGTCACCAGTCTGAATGTTGCTCATGTCAAGGTTGAGGCAAACCTTACTAAAGCTCTCCCATCTGCTGGTGAACTGGTGCGAGAGAATGGTGATGTCATCAATGTGGAAATTGATTATCCTTGGATCCCTCCTTCTTGTACCCATTGTAACCGTATTGGCCATATACTCAAAAACTGCATCTACCCGCCATCTCAACCCTCCACTGACACCCAGCCTCCGCCTCAAGATGGTCCCTCCCCTGAGTCCCAGCCTGGCCTTCAAACTGCCCCACCCTTAACCCCCCAAGTTCATTTAAATGGTTACTCTCCCCATACCAACTTACCTCTCCCCGTTGATCCTCCTCCTACTATTTCTGCTGAAAGCGATTCTCAAGCTGCTGTGGATTTCATAACTGATTCCATGACTCTTGACCCTCCCACTGAAACATCTGACTCTCCTGAAAATACCACTACTCCTCCTTTGGGACCTCCTACGGTTTTCCAATTCACTGCTTCCCCCTCCTTACCACCCCTTCTCAGTCAATCTCTTCCTACCTCCCCCTTAAAAAACTCCCTAAAAAGCCCCCCTCCTatctccttctcctcttctgcCCATAATGCCTCTGTTGTGGTCTGCCTCCCAACTATGCGAGCGCCTTACTCGAACTCCTATATTGCTAAAAAGCAAGCGTCCCTTTTCAACTCACCCCAAATAACTCTCCCTGCCTCTTTTTATGACCAAACCTCAGCCTCTTGGCAAACCTCAACCTTAAATCTCAAACCACCGATCATCCCCCCTCCTCCTTGCCTCCCCACCTCTAATAGCTTCTTAGCTTTGTCTACTGACCCTGAGGAAGCCATCCCAGATGGTAATCCTCCCCCACCCTCTCTATGA
- the LOC106375396 gene encoding BTB/POZ domain-containing protein NPY1 yields MKFMKLGSKPDTFESDDKFHKYAVSDLDSDVTVIVGEFTFYLHKFPLLSKSNRMQRLVSEASEENTNDITISDIPGGHKAFEICAKFCYGITVTLNAYNITAVRCAAEYLEMTEDVDRGNLIYKIEVFLNSGIFRSWKDSIIMLQTTKSLLPWSEDLKLVARCIDSVSAKILVNPETITWSYTHNRKLSGPDKIVERDENAIPKDWWVEDVCELEIDLFKKVLRAVKSSGRMNNGVISEALRYYAARWLPESIESEAASSNKHLVETVVSLLPRVNRAMSYSTCSFLLKLLKVSFLVGVDETVKEDLVDNVSLKLHEASVKDLLIHEVELVHRIVDRFVGDEKRVSEDDRYKEFVLGNGVLLSVGRLIDAYLASNRDLTLSSFVELSELIPEAARPIHDGLYKAIDTFLKEHPELTKSEKKRLCGLMDVRKLTSESSAHAAQNERLPLRVVVQVLYFEQLRANHSPVGSVAASSHSPIPPVKKAEESIVVVEEEAAKKVGLSKKSRGSKSTRSGGGGGGPQLMPSRSRRIFEKIWPGKGESNKSSEVSSGSSQSPQAKSSSSSSRRRRHSIS; encoded by the exons aTGAAGTTCATGAAACTAGGGTCTAAGCCTGATACATTTGAATCTGATGACAAATTCCACAA GTACGCAGTTTCGGATCTAGATAGCGATGTTACCGTCATTGTCGGAGAGTTTACATTTTACCTCCATAAG TTCCCGCTGCTATCTAAGAGCAATAGGATGCAGAGACTTGTTTCTGAAGCGAGCGAGGAAAACACCAATGACATCACTATATCAGACATCCCTGGAGGACACAAAGCGTTTGAGATCTGCGCTAAGTTCTGCTACGGGATCACGGTTACACTCAACGCTTACAACATAACCGCCGTGCGATGCGCAGCTGAGTATCTCGAAATGACCGAAGACGTTGACCGCGGTAACCTCATCTACAAGATCGAAGTCTTCCTCAACTCAGGCATTTTCAGAAGCTGGAAAGACTCTATCATCATGCTTCAGACAACCAAGTCTCTTCTTCCATGGTCCGAAGATCTAAAGCTCGTTGCTAGATGCATTGATTCTGTCTCAGCTAAGATTCTGGTCAACCCCGAGACCATCACTTGGTCTTACACACACAACAGGAAGCTATCTGGACCTGATAAGATTGTTGAGAGAGACGAGAATGCGATTCCTAAAGATTGGTGGGTGGAAGATGTGTGCGAGCTTGAGATTGATTTGTTCAAGAAAGTGTTGAGAGCTGTGAAGTCAAGTGGGAGGATGAACAATGGTGTAATCAGTGAAGCTCTTAGGTACTACGCTGCGAGATGGTTACCTGAATCTATTGAGTCAGAAGCAGCTTCTTCAAACAAACATCTCGTTGAGACTGTTGTTTCCTTGCTGCCGAGGGTTAACAGAGCGATGAGCTACTCTACTTGCAGCTTCTTGCTGAAACTACTCAAGGTCTCGTTCTTGGTTGGAGTTGATGAGACGGTGAAAGAAGATTTGGTTGATAACGTGAGCTTGAAGCTACATGAGGCCTCGGTTAAGGATCTGTTGATTCATGAAGTTGAGTTGGTTCATAGGATTGTTGATCGGTTCGTGGGGGATGAGAAGCGTGTCTCGGAGGATGATAGATACAAGGAGTTTGTGCTAGGGAACGGGGTTTTGTTGAGCGTGGGGAGATTGATCGATGCGTATTTAGCAAGTAACCGTGACCTAACGCTCTCTAGCTTTGTTGAGTTGTCTGAGCTAATTCCGGAAGCAGCTAGACCTATTCACGATGGTCTCTACAAAGCTATTGACACTTTCTTGAAG GAACATCCGGAGCTAACTAAATCTGAAAAGAAGAGACTTTGTGGGTTAATGGATGTGAGGAAGCTGACGAGTGAATCATCAGCACACGCAGCGCAGAACGAGCGGCTTCCGTTACGAGTGGTGGTGCAAGTTCTCTACTTTGAGCAGCTCAGAGCTAACCACAGCCCGGTGGGTTCTGTTGCAGCTTCCTCCCACTCGCCTATCCCGCCGGTGAAGAAGGCGGAGGAGAGCATAGTGGTTGTCGAAGAAGAAGCGGCGAAGAAGGTGGGGCTGAGCAAGAAAAGCAGAGGAAGCAAGAGCACGaggagtggtggtggtggtggtggaccgCAGCTGATGCCGTCGAGGTCAAGGAGGATCTTTGAGAAGATATGGCCAGGGAAAGGTGAGAGTAACAAGAGCTCTGAAGTTTCGTCTGGTAGCTCGCAGAGTCCGCAGGCGAAGTCGTCGAGCTCGTCGTCCCGGCGCCGGAGACATTCCATATCTTGA